One stretch of Rhinolophus ferrumequinum isolate MPI-CBG mRhiFer1 chromosome 5, mRhiFer1_v1.p, whole genome shotgun sequence DNA includes these proteins:
- the BDH2 gene encoding dehydrogenase/reductase SDR family member 6, whose protein sequence is MGRLDGKVIILTAAAQGIGRAAALAFAKEGAKVIATDINESKLQELEKYPGIHTRVLDVTKKKQIDQFANEVERLDVLFNVAGFVHHGTILDCEEKDWDFSMNLNVRSMYLMIKAFLPKMLAQKSGNIINMSSVASSIKGVVNRCVYSATKAAVIGLTKSVAADFIQQGIRCNCVCPGTVDTPSLQERIQARPNPEEALSNFLKRQKTGRFATAEEIALLCVYLASDESAYVTGNPVIIDGGWSL, encoded by the exons ATGGGTCGACTTGACGGAAAGGTCATCATCCTGACAGCTGCTGCTCAGGGGATCGGCCGGGCCGCTGCCTTA GCTTTTGCAAAAGAAGGTGCCAAAGTCATAGCCACAGATATCAATGAGTCCAAACTTCAGGAACTGGAAAAGTACCCGG gtATTCACACTAGGGTCCTTGATgtcacaaagaagaaacaaattgaTCAGTTTGCCAATGAAGTTGAGAGACTTGATGTTCTCTTTAATGTTGCTGG TTTTGTCCACCACGGAACCATCCTGGACTGTGAAGAGAAAGACTGGGACTTCTCGATGAATCTCAACGTCCGCAGCATGTACCTGATGATCAAGGCGTTTCTTCCTAAA ATGCTTGCTCAGAAGTCTGGCAACATCATCAACATGTCCTCTGTGGCTTCCAGCATCAAAG GAGTTGTGAATAGATGTGTGTACAGCGCAACCAAGGCAGCCGTGATTGGCCTCACAAAGTCTGTGGCTGCAGACTTCATCCAGCAGGGTATCAGGTGCAACTGTGTGTGTCCAG GAACGGTTGATACCCCATCTCTGCAAGAAAGAATACAAGCCAGACCAAATCCTGAAGAG GCACTGAGTAATTTTCTGAAGAGACAGAAGACTGGAAGATTTGCAACTGCAGAAGAGATAGCCCTGCTATGCGTGTATTTGGCTTCTGATGAA TCTGCCTACGTAACAGGTAATCCTGTCATCATCGATGGAGGCTGGAGCTTGTGA